GTGGAGCTGCAAGGAAAAATCTCCCTTGGTGTAATCGACGATCTGATCCGCCCCCAAGGACCTGACGAAATCAACATGTGCGGAGCTGCAGGTGGCGGCAACATAGCAGCCCTTGCTTTTTGCCAGCTGGATGGCGAAGGAGCCGACTCCGCCGGACCCGGCGTGGATCAGCACCTTGTCATCCTTTTTCATCCTGGCAAAATCCACCAATGCCTGCCAGGCCGTGAGCCCCACCAGCGGCACCGCTGCCGCCCCCTCAAAGGAGATGTTTGCCGGTTTCATGGCCACGTATTTCTCGTCAACGGCCACATATTCAGCATAGGTGCCGTTCCTGGCGATATCGGTCCGACTGAAGACCTTGTCCCCTCTCTTGAATTTCGTGACTTCGGGGCCGGTGTCCACCACTACACCCGCCGCATCCCAGCCGAGGATAAGGGGAAACCGGTGGTGCAGCATATCCTGAAGGTAGCCTTCCCGTATCTTCCAATCCACCGGATTGACGGAGGCCGCATGAATTTCGATCAGCACATCCCTTTTCGTCACTGCCGGCTTCGGCAGGTCCATCAGCTGGAGCACCTCAGGTCCACCATATTTTTCAATGGCAACAGCTTTCATGGCTATTTCCTCCCGGCACTGGAGAATGAACATCCTCTGAAAAGTGTAGCAACTACTGGAAGGAATGAAAGG
This region of Geotalea daltonii FRC-32 genomic DNA includes:
- a CDS encoding NADP-dependent oxidoreductase, which gives rise to MKAVAIEKYGGPEVLQLMDLPKPAVTKRDVLIEIHAASVNPVDWKIREGYLQDMLHHRFPLILGWDAAGVVVDTGPEVTKFKRGDKVFSRTDIARNGTYAEYVAVDEKYVAMKPANISFEGAAAVPLVGLTAWQALVDFARMKKDDKVLIHAGSGGVGSFAIQLAKSKGCYVAATCSSAHVDFVRSLGADQIVDYTKGDFSLQLHDYDIVFDTIGGETYRKSFKVLRQQHGAMVSILEQPDHELAEQTGVRVGYLFMHPDGKELGKIAELVEAGDIKPVVGKILPLEEARNAQMLSQSHHARGKIVLQVRG